One window of Candidatus Wallbacteria bacterium genomic DNA carries:
- a CDS encoding putative toxin-antitoxin system toxin component, PIN family, whose amino-acid sequence MQVIVDTNILISAIIRDRIPEEVISFIIQNPEIEWVASKEILKEYNEVLGRKKFGLSADTVADWKNIFRELVTVEVPDNNLNFPRDPKDTCFLACAAQTGAEYLITGDKDLRSIEKFTGTKIISAAQFKKTVMKA is encoded by the coding sequence ATGCAGGTAATCGTTGATACAAACATACTGATTTCAGCAATCATCAGAGATAGAATTCCTGAAGAAGTAATCTCTTTCATCATTCAGAATCCAGAAATTGAATGGGTCGCTTCAAAGGAAATCCTCAAAGAATACAATGAAGTACTTGGCAGAAAGAAGTTTGGTCTTTCCGCTGATACGGTAGCAGACTGGAAGAATATTTTCCGTGAACTTGTAACTGTTGAAGTACCTGATAATAATCTTAATTTTCCAAGAGATCCTAAGGATACCTGCTTCCTGGCATGTGCCGCCCAAACTGGAGCAGAATATCTCATTACAGGCGACAAAGACCTTAGAAGCATCGAGAAATTCACTGGAACAAAAATCATTTCAGCTGCTCAATTCAAAAAGACTGTCATGAAAGCCTGA
- a CDS encoding ATP-binding protein, translated as MKNLQNLLEGLEKNDLLVSRRLKLFIDASGLPFASDLEYTEARVFPMEVLESCQKYCNYIYRQSDGEATNLEDFTPFCEQLEEIIAAREELSSKAGFVPRLFYFCGNSGISKQEQALFLYAVFKARSGSRTFSLRDFLNAFRFNRDLQANIPEDSRLFKLSVIEIESGTEKKFLEQVYSLHPVSLKVFYGQKLSDSETVEAAGLGMLEAMGIEGGDIAREVREMGNDEEKLFLPGIGDDSAPEFKLSDLTIEEDENPLEDSTDEDKAIRSDIEYLEESFKWLLLRMQATGFVRDMAENPVSLRLKEKRQRRMINYRVRKGGHTPRFQKLSRMLHLSLFEQYMIMYLAGKCISSEIREMANSLYSARNTTVDEIGRLFCGTLAEKLSLKKYFTNTSVLIKNSVIHFESDNEGFFAGTIALDSRVLEYLMGMEIKVEDYVAGSRLFAPEVKLENVIIPDEQKKKILEIVETYPRWLKERDKFHFNEVISYGKALVLLFHGPSGTGKTMAAYGIAGRLKKKMLLVNYATLSSRSRRGGDRNETLPFVFREARFADAILFIDECEELIRDGECRNMLLTEFEKFEGIVIMATNQPNSFDPPIQRRISLTMKFERPSVSLREQIWKVHMPEAMKLAPDVDFKELAGSFDLTGGLIKNAVLAALSSAVRRKGKSVTLRMEDLEYGAKLQLLNLMSFSDFANKLTPRFGLESLILDGRTARSVRDLIGSLRVIKIMRNEWGFGERHPFSGGCTVLFHGHPGTGKTLSAEAIGFELGKPLKVVNMAQLVSCWVGETSKHIESVFADAEANDAILLFDEADALFSSRTALHSATDRYANQDVGVLLRKIETTNLIVILTTNLLFNIDKAFLRRFNFVLEFPRPAVVERELLWKSLIPEKTPLDAGVNFRKLAESYEFTGGEIRKAVTSAAVRAGQREGATRRITESDLREASCEILNAMIKENRVGFIGEGA; from the coding sequence ATGAAAAATCTGCAGAATCTTCTGGAAGGCCTGGAGAAAAACGATCTGCTCGTTTCGCGGCGGCTGAAGCTCTTTATCGACGCTTCCGGCCTGCCTTTTGCCAGCGACCTGGAATACACAGAGGCCAGGGTGTTTCCCATGGAAGTCCTGGAATCATGCCAGAAGTACTGCAATTACATCTACAGGCAGTCTGATGGCGAAGCCACAAATCTGGAAGACTTCACTCCTTTCTGCGAGCAGCTGGAAGAGATCATTGCGGCCAGGGAAGAGCTGAGCAGCAAAGCCGGGTTTGTGCCCAGGCTTTTCTATTTCTGCGGGAACTCCGGCATTTCAAAACAGGAGCAGGCCCTGTTTCTCTACGCTGTATTCAAAGCCAGGTCTGGCAGTAGAACATTTTCTCTGCGTGATTTTCTGAATGCCTTCCGCTTCAACCGTGATCTGCAGGCCAATATCCCTGAGGATTCCAGGCTGTTCAAGCTCTCTGTGATCGAGATCGAGTCAGGGACTGAGAAGAAGTTCCTGGAACAGGTTTACTCGCTTCATCCTGTCAGCCTGAAGGTCTTTTACGGCCAGAAGCTGTCGGATTCAGAGACAGTGGAAGCAGCCGGCCTGGGCATGCTGGAAGCTATGGGCATTGAAGGCGGGGATATAGCCAGGGAAGTCCGGGAAATGGGCAATGACGAGGAAAAGCTGTTCCTACCAGGCATTGGCGATGACTCTGCCCCTGAATTCAAACTCTCGGACCTCACAATCGAGGAAGACGAGAATCCTCTGGAAGACTCCACTGATGAAGACAAGGCGATCAGGAGCGACATCGAATACTTGGAGGAAAGCTTCAAATGGCTGCTTTTGAGGATGCAAGCCACCGGCTTTGTGCGCGACATGGCCGAGAACCCGGTCAGCCTCAGGCTCAAGGAAAAGCGTCAGCGCAGGATGATCAATTACAGGGTCAGAAAGGGCGGGCATACGCCGAGATTCCAGAAGCTGAGCAGGATGCTGCACCTGTCCCTGTTCGAGCAATACATGATCATGTACTTGGCTGGGAAATGCATTTCCAGCGAGATCCGTGAAATGGCCAATTCTCTTTACTCTGCCAGGAACACAACTGTGGATGAGATCGGCAGGCTCTTCTGCGGCACTCTGGCCGAGAAGCTCAGCCTGAAGAAGTATTTCACCAATACCTCTGTCCTGATCAAGAACTCAGTGATCCACTTCGAATCAGACAATGAAGGCTTTTTCGCAGGCACGATCGCGCTTGACTCAAGAGTGCTTGAATACCTGATGGGCATGGAGATCAAGGTCGAGGACTATGTGGCAGGCAGCAGGCTGTTCGCACCTGAAGTCAAGCTTGAAAACGTGATCATACCTGATGAGCAGAAGAAAAAGATTCTGGAGATCGTGGAAACATACCCTCGATGGCTGAAAGAGAGAGACAAGTTCCATTTCAATGAGGTCATCTCATACGGCAAAGCGCTGGTGCTCCTGTTTCACGGCCCGTCAGGAACTGGCAAGACCATGGCCGCATACGGCATCGCCGGCCGCCTGAAGAAGAAGATGCTGCTTGTGAACTATGCTACCCTCTCCAGCCGTTCCCGCAGGGGCGGAGACAGGAACGAGACCCTGCCTTTCGTGTTCAGGGAAGCCAGGTTCGCTGATGCAATCCTGTTCATAGACGAGTGTGAGGAACTGATCAGGGACGGAGAATGCAGAAACATGCTGCTGACTGAATTCGAGAAATTCGAGGGCATTGTGATCATGGCCACGAATCAGCCCAATTCCTTTGACCCGCCCATCCAGCGCCGCATCTCCCTTACCATGAAGTTTGAGCGGCCTTCTGTCTCCCTGCGCGAGCAGATCTGGAAAGTGCACATGCCTGAAGCCATGAAACTCGCGCCTGACGTTGATTTCAAGGAACTGGCAGGATCGTTCGATCTCACTGGCGGGCTGATCAAGAACGCGGTGCTGGCAGCCCTGTCCTCTGCTGTGCGTAGGAAAGGGAAGAGCGTGACGCTCAGGATGGAGGATCTCGAATACGGAGCCAAACTACAGCTTCTGAATCTGATGTCTTTTTCAGATTTCGCCAACAAGCTCACCCCAAGATTCGGGCTGGAAAGCCTGATCTTGGACGGCAGGACAGCGCGATCTGTGCGCGACCTGATCGGGTCGCTGCGCGTGATCAAGATCATGCGGAATGAATGGGGGTTCGGCGAGCGCCATCCGTTTTCCGGGGGATGCACTGTCCTGTTTCACGGCCATCCCGGCACAGGCAAGACTCTCAGCGCTGAAGCGATCGGATTCGAACTGGGCAAGCCGCTCAAAGTGGTGAACATGGCGCAGCTCGTTTCCTGCTGGGTAGGGGAGACCAGCAAGCATATTGAGAGTGTTTTTGCGGATGCTGAAGCCAATGACGCGATCCTGCTCTTTGACGAAGCTGACGCGCTGTTTTCCTCACGCACTGCCCTGCACAGCGCTACAGACCGTTATGCCAACCAGGATGTGGGAGTGCTGCTGCGGAAGATCGAAACCACCAACCTGATCGTGATTCTCACCACTAACCTGCTCTTCAACATAGACAAGGCCTTCCTGCGTCGCTTCAATTTTGTGCTGGAATTCCCGCGTCCGGCAGTAGTGGAGCGTGAGCTGCTCTGGAAGTCACTGATCCCGGAAAAGACGCCACTTGATGCAGGAGTGAATTTCAGGAAGCTCGCCGAGTCCTATGAATTCACTGGCGGTGAGATCAGGAAAGCTGTGACTTCGGCTGCAGTCAGGGCAGGGCAGAGAGAGGGAGCAACTCGCAGGATCACTGAGAGCGATCTGAGGGAAGCTTCCTGCGAAATCCTCAATGCCATGATCAAGGAAAATAGGGTGGGTTTTATTGGAGAGGGGGCATAG
- a CDS encoding sigma-54 dependent transcriptional regulator: MKNIKTYLISMLSSEGATAAALYLKAHPEVNLVISSAGKLPDKLDFLSHDKGAQIVILGLGYYERFEEMSTALRKLSSSGCTILWLNCKLDLSEIKGLKLKNLEFREDFSKEISELTADYLKKDADKSILCCLDKDQGWANLYEDAAFRVFNLRDYDVYPAFISKLAGISDLDADDKAVKAGKGFSSNHLLGRAQVMKDLKDSIADIGMDSLCSVLIHGETGTGKETVALALHRASKRKCRPFIAVNCANFTAGFLDSELFGHEKGSFTGATERRIGLMEEADTGTLFLDEIGEMPLDLQPKLLRVLDHKRFRRLGGSADLKVDVRIISATNRDLARACNEGKFRSDLYYRLSETTILTPALREHREDIPLIAHHILRSICDMRERELIQLDKNMKQKLMALDWPGNVRELHNRLIHAVIRNNWSFSAAPGKESDTGIQTLEQHSIEYIRKIYELMNKNQTHTARALDISINTLKKYL; this comes from the coding sequence ATGAAAAACATCAAAACATACCTGATCAGCATGCTCAGCTCTGAAGGCGCTACAGCCGCTGCTTTGTACTTGAAAGCTCACCCTGAAGTTAATCTTGTGATCAGCAGCGCTGGCAAGCTTCCTGACAAGCTGGATTTTCTCAGTCACGATAAAGGCGCGCAGATCGTGATACTCGGCCTTGGCTATTATGAGAGATTCGAGGAAATGTCCACAGCCCTGCGGAAGCTATCCAGCTCAGGCTGCACAATTCTCTGGCTGAACTGCAAGCTCGACTTGTCTGAAATCAAGGGGCTTAAACTGAAAAACCTGGAGTTCAGGGAGGATTTTTCAAAGGAAATTTCTGAACTCACTGCTGATTATCTGAAAAAAGACGCTGACAAATCCATACTCTGCTGCCTCGATAAGGATCAAGGATGGGCGAATCTTTACGAGGACGCCGCATTCAGGGTTTTCAACCTGCGGGACTATGATGTATACCCTGCTTTTATCAGTAAGCTGGCAGGCATTTCGGATCTGGACGCAGACGACAAGGCAGTCAAGGCTGGCAAGGGATTCTCCAGCAATCATCTGCTGGGCAGGGCTCAGGTGATGAAGGATCTCAAGGACAGCATTGCGGACATTGGCATGGACAGCCTCTGCTCAGTGCTCATTCATGGCGAAACAGGTACTGGAAAGGAAACCGTGGCTCTGGCACTTCACAGGGCCAGCAAACGAAAATGCAGGCCTTTCATAGCTGTCAATTGCGCCAATTTCACGGCAGGGTTCCTGGATTCCGAGCTGTTCGGGCATGAGAAAGGCTCGTTCACAGGCGCGACTGAGCGCAGGATCGGGCTGATGGAAGAAGCTGACACAGGCACACTGTTCCTGGACGAGATCGGAGAAATGCCACTCGATCTTCAGCCTAAACTTTTGCGGGTTCTTGATCACAAGCGTTTCCGACGCCTGGGCGGGAGCGCAGATCTCAAGGTGGACGTGCGCATCATCTCTGCCACAAACCGCGACCTGGCCAGAGCCTGCAATGAAGGAAAATTCAGGTCTGATCTATATTACAGACTGTCAGAAACGACCATCCTCACCCCTGCCCTTCGGGAACACAGGGAAGACATCCCGCTGATCGCCCATCATATCCTGCGCAGTATCTGCGACATGCGGGAGCGAGAACTGATACAGCTTGATAAAAACATGAAGCAGAAGCTGATGGCACTGGACTGGCCTGGCAATGTGCGTGAACTGCATAATCGCCTGATCCATGCCGTAATCAGGAATAACTGGAGTTTCAGCGCCGCGCCCGGCAAAGAAAGCGACACCGGCATCCAGACTCTGGAACAGCATTCCATCGAATACATCAGGAAAATTTATGAACTGATGAACAAGAACCAGACGCACACTGCCAGAGCGCTGGATATTTCGATAAATACGCTTAAAAAGTATCTTTAA
- a CDS encoding DUF2779 domain-containing protein — MQDSNRKKGYGLSKSKYTAWLQCHKRLWLQVHRPDLLEQAEMPAEVFVGYQIGDLARGLFPGGALVEFDGQDISRQLALTQELLASKTPVIYEAAFDHEGLFCKTDLLVRKRDGFELYEVKASASVKDYHYNDLAVQVHILRGAGLKLKKAFLMHLNNQYIRQGELELDKLFNPVNLTDELGANLEKISAEAEKAREALAAGMPEIGIGSHCTDPYKCEFFDFCREHLPEYNVFGLCGSNALKARLYKQGILKLEEVPLNELSRNQQIQVECHISKDRHLEPENIKDFLNTLSYPLCFLDFETVQNAIPLYDGDWPYQQNPFQYSLHILEREGGKLIHKEFLAEHGKDPKPEFLKNLLRDLPEKGCVLAYNSSFEATRLRELAEIYPTHKVRIEKIIDSMINLATPFQKRWAYDWKQCGTYSIKEVLPAFIPDMSYDNLEIGNGDQAMKAYADLPGMTPEEVTSTRKALLVYCGQDTLAMVKLWEKLREMAEG; from the coding sequence ATGCAGGACTCGAATCGGAAAAAAGGGTATGGTCTCTCCAAATCCAAGTACACTGCCTGGCTGCAGTGCCACAAAAGGCTCTGGCTGCAGGTGCATAGACCAGACCTGCTGGAACAAGCGGAAATGCCTGCAGAGGTTTTTGTCGGATACCAGATAGGCGACCTAGCCAGGGGCCTTTTCCCTGGCGGAGCGCTGGTGGAATTCGACGGACAGGACATCAGCCGGCAGCTTGCTCTGACTCAGGAACTGCTTGCGAGCAAAACGCCCGTGATTTACGAAGCTGCCTTTGATCATGAGGGCCTGTTCTGCAAGACTGACCTGCTGGTCAGGAAAAGGGATGGATTCGAGCTTTATGAGGTTAAGGCTTCAGCCAGTGTCAAGGATTATCACTATAATGACCTGGCAGTGCAGGTGCATATCCTGCGCGGAGCGGGTCTGAAGTTGAAGAAAGCCTTTCTCATGCACCTGAACAATCAGTACATCAGGCAGGGTGAGTTGGAGCTGGACAAGCTCTTCAACCCTGTGAATCTGACTGATGAACTCGGAGCTAATCTGGAAAAAATAAGCGCAGAGGCCGAAAAAGCGAGGGAAGCGCTTGCTGCCGGCATGCCTGAAATCGGGATCGGCTCTCACTGCACTGATCCATACAAATGCGAGTTCTTCGATTTCTGCAGAGAGCATCTGCCTGAATACAATGTATTCGGCCTGTGCGGTTCGAATGCTCTCAAAGCCAGGCTTTACAAGCAGGGAATCCTGAAATTGGAGGAAGTTCCGCTCAATGAACTGAGCAGGAATCAGCAGATCCAGGTGGAATGCCATATCTCAAAAGACAGGCATCTTGAGCCTGAAAATATCAAAGATTTTCTGAATACACTGAGTTACCCGCTCTGTTTCCTTGATTTCGAGACAGTGCAGAATGCCATACCTCTCTATGACGGAGACTGGCCATATCAGCAGAACCCGTTTCAATACTCGCTCCATATCCTGGAACGCGAAGGCGGCAAGCTGATTCACAAGGAATTTCTGGCTGAGCATGGCAAAGACCCAAAGCCTGAATTCCTGAAAAACCTGCTCAGGGACCTGCCGGAAAAAGGCTGTGTGCTGGCATACAACAGTTCGTTTGAAGCAACCCGGCTCAGAGAACTTGCTGAAATCTATCCAACCCACAAAGTCAGGATCGAAAAAATCATTGACTCCATGATCAATCTGGCCACTCCATTCCAGAAACGCTGGGCATATGACTGGAAGCAGTGCGGCACATACTCCATCAAGGAAGTGCTGCCTGCCTTTATTCCAGACATGAGTTACGACAATCTCGAAATCGGCAATGGCGACCAGGCCATGAAAGCCTATGCGGATCTGCCTGGCATGACTCCGGAAGAAGTCACCAGTACCAGGAAAGCGCTGCTTGTTTACTGCGGACAGGATACGCTGGCTATGGTGAAGCTGTGGGAGAAGTTGAGGGAGATGGCTGAGGGATGA